The window tatagttactttattttattttctaaagtaattcttAGCAGAAATATCCTCACATTATCtccaatttattttattatttaatatttttaattattttctttatttgttaGACTTTAGTTATGTGTCCTTATATACATGCATGTCATTTCTTATCATACTTAAACAAAACTTTTTAATATCAAATTTAAATAAGTTttatcctttttcttttgtatgatgaaatttttgattattttttctttatatgTTCCTTAGTTTTAGCCTAATATTAAGCTTGACTACtcataagactctctcatttattttaaTCTCTTTACAATGGTTGATGCATCACCCGTAGTATACTGACTTAGTATTctcgaaagttgatcagaaggtcttagcaAGGAAAGGTAAAAAGAACTATTCAATTTTATTATAACTTTTGGAACCATTTTGACGGAATAACCGtcgaaaaataaagtaaaatcatGCCCCAGTTTCTTTGAATGCTGAAGaaatgtggatttttgttttggtgtatcCGAACCacagagtgaggctgcctacgtatcctttcggaatcaggtcggacgtagttcaattaacatgaaattgttttgatgatgattttttttccattcattttcatttttttaagtacattggttccaaaagagGGGAAAACAAAGAAGTATAAACAAGGCTTCAAAGGGCTAACTAGGATTGACatgtgtttgggtagcgagaatgatagcCTTTCGTCATCCCAACCTGAGAATGCTAAGTATAAAAATGCCCCAACAGAGGCATGTCAGatatagtatctcttgaccgcgTCTGCGTTGATGGATATATCTGtcacctttccttctatatctgccaagtgtagagctccttttgacaatacttttttgatgaggtaaggaccttgccagttcggggcgaactttccttttgcttcttcctggTGAGGAAATAtacgtttcaaaacaagttgtcctacctcgAATTGTCTTGGGCGCACTTTTTTATTGTAAGtgcgtgccattctttgttggtataactgaccaaaacaaactgCCGCCAAACGCTTTTCATCAATTAAACTCAACTGTTCCAATCGGGACTTCACCCATTCAGTGTCCTTAATccctgcttcaacaatgattcggagagagggaTTTTCAACTTCAGCAGGTATGACCGCTTCAGTGCTATAAATAAATAAGTAGGGCGTTGCACCAACTGATGTACGGACAATtgtccggtatcccaaaagagaaaaaagtagtttctcgtgccattgtctagacccttggatcatcttcctaagaatcttcttgatgttcttattcgcaGCTTCAACAACTCCATTAGCTTTGGGTCGGTAAGGAGTAGAATTGcgatgctcaattttaaattgttcacatacctccttcatcagataactattcaaattagcagcattatctgtgatAATGATTTTTGGAATACCGAAACGACAGATGatgttggagtgaacaaagtctactactgctttcttggtaactgctttcaatgtattagcttccacccatttggtgaagtaatcaattgcaaccaagatgaatttgtgcctatttgaagcttttggctcgattgggccaatgacgtccattccccaagaaaCAAAAGGCCAAGGAGCCGACATAGGATACAAATCCGAAGAGGCGAGTGAATCAAATCACTGTGAATATGACACTGgtggcacttgcgaacaaaactaatgcaatctcgttccatagtaagccaataatatcctgtccgaaggattttctttgctagaacatatccattcatgtacAGACTACAAACTCTCGAATGCACCTCATTCATAATCATTTCAtcttctttggcatccacacatctcaacaaattcaaattcggagttcttttgtataggatttccccactcaaaaagaaaccattagagagtcgcctaatagttctcttttgatccctaTTAGCATGTTCCAGATATTCTCTTGTTTTTAGAAACTGTTTAATATCACGGTACCATGGTTCACTATCTGGTTCTGCTTTAATTGTATTGCAATAACCAAGTTGAtcccgaatttgaatttctaatggttcaatgtgagtattacccggatatggaagcattgaggccAGGGTGGCCAAGGCATCAGCTAATTTATTGTGAAACCTAGGAATGTTCCTGAACTcgatggacttgaaccttttgTTAAGATCCTCCATacattgtctatatggaatgagcttgatgtctcgaCTCTCGAGTCTCCCAATCACCTTGAGCTTACCGAATAAGCAAATCTGAATCTCTGATTACCAACAGTTCATGCACATTTAGGTTTATTGCCATGTTCagacccatgatgcaagcttcatattctgcCGTGTTATTTGTATAGAAGAAATGACGGCGTGCCGTGGCAGGGTAATGTTGCCCAGTAGGTGATACTAGAAGTGCCCCAATGCCTACGCCTTTGATGTTGATAGCTccatcaaagtatagtttccaaatttgactATCATCTTGGACTACTTTATCTactaaattaacctcttcatctgggaaatatgtgttcaaagattcatactcatcatcaaccgggtgttctgccagatgatcagccaaagcttgtgccttcatGGAAGTGTGAGTGACATAAGCAATATCAAACTCTATGAGCAAGATTTGCCACTTTGCCAATCTTCCAGttggcatcggcttctgaaagatgtacttcaggggatccattcgggatatgaggtaagttgtataggccaaaagataatgcctaagcttCTGGATGACCCAGGTTaaggcgcaacatgtcctttctaaaagagtgtatttggcctcataagtggtgaacgttttgctcaaataatatattgcttgttcctttttgcttgtggcatcatgttgacccagaacacaaccaaaggaactatccattaccgacagatataaaaacagaggcgtaccaggttccggcgggaccaaa is drawn from Nicotiana tomentosiformis chromosome 12, ASM39032v3, whole genome shotgun sequence and contains these coding sequences:
- the LOC138903426 gene encoding uncharacterized protein, encoding MEDLNKRFKSIEFRNIPRFHNKLADALATLASMLPYPGNTHIEPLEIQIRDQLGYCNTIKAEPDSEPWYRDIKQFLKTREYLEHANRDQKRTIRRLSNGFFLSGEILYKRTPNLNLLRCVDAKEDEMIMNEEVCEQFKIEHRNSTPYRPKANGVVEAANKNIKKILRKMIQGSRQWHEKLLFSLLGYRTIVRTSVGATPYLFIYSTEAVIPAEVENPSLRIIVEAGIKDTEWVKSRLEQLSLIDEKRLAAVCFGQLYQQRMARTYNKKVRPRQFEVGQLVLKRIFPHQEEAKGKFAPNWQGPYLIKKVLSKGALHLADIEGKVTDISINADAVKRYYI
- the LOC138903427 gene encoding uncharacterized protein encodes the protein MDPLKYIFQKPMPTGRLAKWQILLIEFDIAYVTHTSMKAQALADHLAEHPVDDEYESLNTYFPDEEVNLVDKVVQDDSQIWKLYFDGAINIKGVGIGALLVSPTGQHYPATARRHFFYTNNTAEYEACIMGLNMAINLNVHELLVIRDSDLLIR